In Streptomyces sp. NBC_00569, a single genomic region encodes these proteins:
- a CDS encoding helix-turn-helix domain-containing protein — translation MYHTWMRYFTPSPAHHRLGLVCLGVGLQYGALPTVGPRTLDHHVAVVITAGRGWYQTPDGRRTTVTAPALLWVTPGVPHHYGPDPDTGWDECFVDFTGPAATTYTELGYIEPDRPVVPLSDAAHARTAVGRIARAARRGNPLLEVETAAAVHELLVALRRARADMAPDGDPVLQSLARDAFQPLSVAEHAARHGMTPAELRTAVRRGAGCSPKDYLLGIRLGRAKELLAATELPVAAVARRVGYDDPAYFSRLFTRRVGTAPVRFREQQGRTVPGGWSNTVPDPDDPPMLRSPGATIERPRAT, via the coding sequence ATGTACCACACCTGGATGCGGTATTTCACCCCCAGCCCGGCCCACCACCGCCTCGGCCTCGTCTGCCTCGGCGTCGGCCTCCAGTACGGCGCCCTGCCCACCGTCGGCCCCCGCACCCTCGACCACCACGTCGCCGTCGTCATCACCGCCGGACGCGGCTGGTACCAGACCCCCGACGGCCGCCGCACCACCGTCACCGCCCCCGCCCTCCTCTGGGTCACCCCCGGCGTCCCCCACCACTACGGGCCCGACCCCGACACCGGCTGGGACGAATGCTTCGTCGACTTCACCGGCCCCGCCGCCACCACCTACACCGAACTCGGCTACATAGAACCCGACCGCCCCGTCGTCCCCCTCTCCGACGCCGCCCACGCCCGCACCGCCGTCGGCCGCATCGCCCGCGCCGCCCGCCGCGGCAACCCCCTCCTCGAGGTCGAGACCGCCGCCGCCGTCCATGAACTCCTCGTCGCCCTGCGCCGCGCCCGCGCCGACATGGCCCCCGACGGCGACCCCGTCCTCCAGTCCCTCGCCCGCGACGCCTTCCAGCCCCTGTCCGTCGCCGAACACGCCGCCCGCCACGGCATGACCCCCGCCGAACTGCGCACCGCCGTCCGCCGCGGCGCGGGATGCAGCCCCAAGGACTACCTCCTCGGCATCCGCCTCGGCCGCGCGAAAGAACTCCTCGCCGCCACCGAACTCCCCGTCGCCGCCGTCGCCCGCCGCGTCGGCTACGACGACCCCGCCTACTTCTCCCGCCTGTTCACCCGCCGTGTCGGCACCGCACCCGTCCGCTTCCGCGAACAACAGGGCCGCACCGTCCCCGGCGGCTGGTCGAACACCGTCCCCGACCCCGACGACCCCCCGATGCTGCGCTCCCCGGGCGCCACGATCGAGCGCCCCCGCGCCACGTAG
- a CDS encoding chorismate mutase, which translates to MTNSNARDAVDPAVRAELARLRDSIDNIDAAVVHMLAERFKCTQQVGHLKAEHALPPADPAREASQITRLRQLAESAKLDPAFAEKLLNFIISEVIRHHEQIAASSSPSGD; encoded by the coding sequence ATGACCAACAGCAACGCCCGCGACGCCGTGGACCCCGCCGTCCGCGCCGAACTCGCCCGCCTGCGCGACAGCATCGACAACATCGACGCCGCCGTCGTCCACATGCTCGCCGAACGCTTCAAATGCACCCAGCAGGTCGGCCACCTCAAGGCCGAACACGCCCTGCCCCCGGCCGACCCCGCCCGCGAAGCCAGCCAGATCACCCGCCTGCGCCAGCTCGCCGAGAGCGCCAAACTCGACCCCGCATTCGCCGAGAAGCTCCTCAACTTCATCATCAGCGAAGTGATCCGCCACCACGAGCAGATCGCCGCCAGCTCAAGCCCCTCCGGCGATTGA
- the pepN gene encoding aminopeptidase N, with protein MSVLTRDEAQTRAQLIDVQRYTIDLDLTRGADTFDSTTVIGFTTRTAGDTFVEVRPAALRSVTLDGHPLDPAALDDNRLPLTGLTPGPHELRVEAAMAYSHTGEGMHRFTDPTDGETYTYTQLFMEDVQRVFAAFDQPDLKAVFDLTVTAPDGWTVLANGVTEDLGDGTWRAATTPLLSTYLVAVAAGPWHSVRTEHRGLPFGIHCRRSLAPYLDADAEEILDITRACYDRYHEKFEEPYPFDSYDQAFVPEFNAGAMENPGLVTFRDEFIHRSAVTDTERQTRAMVIAHEMAHMWFGDLVTLRWWDDIWLNESFAEYMGYQTLTEATRFTGTWVDFGVARKAWGYDADQRPSTHPVAPDADAVPDTASALLNFDGISYAKGASALRQLVAWLGEKDFLAGINTHFRRHKFANATLADFIASLAHHTDRDVHAWADTWLRTTGVDTLTATVTEHPGQTALTLTRDGSRPHRITVGIYDRDLIDGATLVRRELSEVDLPADGEHSLPGPRPALVVPNDQDLTYAKIRLDPHSEEAALRGLSRVPDPLTRAVLWNCLRDMVRDGELEPLTYLEAARAHLPGERELANVQGVLAFARTQIADHYTTPTERPDALALLTDLCTDLIRRTEDGSDPGLRLTAVRTLIDSAAHADTIRDWYDSGSVPGGPELDPELRWRILGRLCVLGAVDDAVIEAELTQDPSATGRQGAAHCRAALPDPEAKRAAWDAMFTTDELSNYLFTATAQGFWQPEQNDLLHPYVARYFPDAVAVAHRRGPAIADAAGRHAFPAHAIDTHTLTLGESCIADDDPIPALRRRLADQLDDLARALKIRTATAAS; from the coding sequence ATGTCCGTACTGACGCGCGACGAAGCGCAGACCCGAGCTCAGCTCATCGACGTCCAGCGGTACACGATCGACCTCGATCTCACCCGCGGAGCCGACACCTTCGACTCCACCACCGTCATCGGTTTCACCACCCGCACGGCCGGAGACACCTTCGTCGAGGTCAGGCCCGCCGCCCTGCGATCCGTCACCCTCGACGGACACCCCCTGGACCCCGCCGCACTCGACGACAACCGGCTCCCCCTCACCGGCCTCACCCCCGGCCCCCACGAACTGCGCGTCGAAGCCGCCATGGCCTACTCGCACACCGGCGAAGGCATGCACCGCTTTACCGACCCCACCGACGGCGAGACGTACACCTACACGCAGCTGTTCATGGAAGACGTCCAGCGCGTCTTCGCCGCCTTCGACCAGCCCGACCTCAAGGCCGTCTTCGACCTCACCGTCACCGCCCCCGACGGCTGGACCGTCCTCGCCAACGGCGTCACCGAAGACCTCGGCGACGGCACATGGCGGGCCGCCACCACCCCCCTCCTGTCCACCTACCTCGTCGCCGTCGCCGCGGGCCCCTGGCACTCCGTGCGCACCGAACACCGCGGACTGCCCTTCGGCATCCACTGCCGCCGCTCCCTCGCCCCCTACCTCGACGCGGACGCCGAGGAAATCCTCGACATCACCCGCGCCTGCTACGACCGCTACCACGAGAAGTTCGAGGAGCCCTACCCCTTCGACTCCTACGACCAGGCGTTCGTCCCCGAATTCAACGCCGGCGCCATGGAGAACCCCGGACTCGTCACCTTCCGCGACGAGTTCATCCACCGCTCCGCCGTCACCGACACCGAACGCCAGACCCGCGCCATGGTCATCGCCCACGAAATGGCCCACATGTGGTTCGGCGACCTCGTCACCCTCCGATGGTGGGACGACATCTGGCTCAACGAGTCCTTCGCCGAATACATGGGCTACCAGACCCTCACCGAAGCAACCCGCTTCACCGGCACCTGGGTCGACTTCGGAGTGGCCCGCAAAGCCTGGGGATACGACGCCGACCAGCGCCCCTCCACCCACCCCGTCGCCCCCGACGCCGACGCCGTCCCCGACACGGCGTCCGCCCTGCTCAACTTCGACGGCATCTCCTACGCCAAGGGCGCCTCCGCACTGCGCCAACTCGTCGCCTGGCTCGGCGAGAAGGACTTCCTCGCCGGCATCAACACCCACTTCCGGCGCCACAAGTTCGCCAACGCCACCCTCGCCGACTTCATCGCCTCCCTCGCCCACCACACCGACCGCGACGTCCACGCCTGGGCCGACACCTGGCTGCGCACCACCGGCGTCGACACCCTCACCGCCACCGTCACCGAACACCCCGGACAGACGGCACTCACCCTCACCCGCGACGGCAGCCGCCCCCACCGCATCACCGTCGGCATCTACGACCGCGACCTCATCGACGGCGCCACCCTCGTCCGCCGCGAACTGAGCGAAGTCGACCTTCCCGCCGACGGCGAACACAGCCTCCCCGGCCCCCGCCCCGCCCTCGTCGTCCCCAACGACCAGGACCTCACCTACGCCAAGATCCGCCTCGACCCCCACTCCGAGGAAGCCGCCCTGCGCGGCCTCTCCCGCGTCCCCGACCCCCTCACCCGCGCCGTCCTGTGGAACTGCCTGCGCGACATGGTCCGCGACGGCGAACTCGAACCCCTCACCTACCTCGAAGCCGCCCGCGCCCACCTCCCCGGCGAACGCGAACTCGCCAACGTCCAGGGCGTCCTCGCCTTCGCCCGCACCCAGATCGCCGACCACTACACCACCCCCACCGAACGCCCCGACGCCCTCGCCCTCCTCACCGACCTGTGCACCGACCTCATCCGCCGCACCGAGGACGGCAGCGACCCGGGCCTGCGCCTCACCGCCGTGCGCACCCTCATCGACAGCGCCGCACACGCCGACACCATCCGCGACTGGTACGACAGCGGCAGCGTCCCCGGCGGCCCCGAACTCGACCCCGAACTGCGCTGGCGCATCCTCGGCCGCCTCTGCGTACTCGGCGCCGTCGACGACGCGGTCATCGAGGCCGAACTCACCCAGGACCCCAGCGCCACCGGCCGGCAGGGCGCCGCTCACTGCCGCGCCGCCCTGCCCGACCCCGAGGCCAAACGCGCCGCCTGGGACGCCATGTTCACCACCGACGAGCTCTCCAACTACCTCTTCACCGCCACCGCCCAGGGCTTCTGGCAGCCCGAACAGAACGACCTCCTGCACCCCTACGTGGCCCGCTACTTCCCCGACGCCGTGGCCGTCGCCCACCGCCGCGGCCCCGCCATCGCCGACGCCGCCGGACGCCACGCCTTCCCCGCCCACGCCATCGACACCCACACCCTCACCCTCGGCGAAAGCTGCATCGCGGACGACGACCCCATCCCCGCCCTGCGCCGCCGCCTCGCCGACCAGCTCGACGACCTCGCCCGCGCCTTGAAGATCAGGACAGCCACCGCCGCGTCCTAG
- a CDS encoding pyridoxal phosphate-dependent decarboxylase family protein, with amino-acid sequence MSNPPPLAGGPQGPQALRPLLDTVLDALHDGATARGGPLPAGGPHTVTTRLRELTGDPLPDHGSGPDTALRTLVQALAEGAADPADPLCAAHLHCPPLALATAADLAVSALNPSMDSWDQAPAASALETLVTDALAHEVYGDTDHPGRPGRSDRTGRPGHPQALVTTGGTEANQLAVLLARESHASQGPLQLITGANAHHSLPRAAWLLGLPDPVTVPAPSGTLDPAALDEALTDLPGPKLVTATAGTTDAGLIDPLTEIADVCEHHGARLHIDAAYGAGLLFSPTRRAQLTGLDRAATVTLDLHKLGWQPVAAGLLAVRDPADLTPLTHHADYLNADDDTEAGLPDLLDRSLRTTRRPDILKIAVTLKALGRTGLGALVDQVCDQAEEFAATLQAHPDFELYDTPTLSTVLFRPHSASDECTAHIRRTLLTQGRAVLGRARMDGRLWLKATLLNPHTQPGDLAQLLKLVEGNTSR; translated from the coding sequence ATGAGCAACCCGCCGCCCCTCGCCGGAGGCCCCCAAGGCCCCCAAGCCCTGCGGCCGTTGCTCGACACCGTCCTCGACGCACTCCACGACGGAGCCACCGCCCGAGGCGGCCCCCTCCCCGCCGGCGGCCCCCACACCGTCACCACCCGCCTGCGCGAGCTCACCGGCGACCCCCTGCCCGACCACGGCAGCGGCCCCGACACCGCGCTGCGCACCCTCGTACAGGCCCTCGCCGAAGGCGCCGCCGACCCCGCCGACCCCCTGTGCGCGGCCCACCTCCACTGCCCGCCCCTCGCCCTCGCGACCGCCGCCGACCTCGCCGTGTCCGCCCTCAACCCCTCCATGGACTCCTGGGACCAGGCCCCCGCCGCATCCGCCCTCGAAACCCTCGTCACCGACGCACTCGCCCACGAGGTCTACGGCGACACAGACCACCCCGGCAGGCCCGGTCGGTCAGACAGGACCGGCCGGCCCGGCCACCCCCAGGCACTGGTCACCACCGGCGGCACCGAAGCCAACCAGCTCGCCGTCCTCCTCGCCCGCGAGAGCCACGCCTCACAGGGCCCCCTCCAGCTCATCACCGGCGCCAACGCCCACCACTCCCTGCCCCGCGCCGCCTGGCTCCTCGGCCTGCCCGACCCCGTCACCGTGCCCGCGCCCTCCGGCACCCTCGACCCCGCGGCGCTCGACGAAGCCCTCACCGACCTGCCCGGACCCAAACTCGTCACCGCCACCGCCGGAACGACCGACGCGGGCCTCATCGACCCCCTCACGGAGATCGCCGACGTCTGCGAACACCACGGTGCCCGCCTCCACATCGACGCGGCCTACGGCGCCGGGCTCCTGTTCAGCCCCACCCGCCGCGCACAGCTCACCGGCCTCGACCGCGCCGCCACCGTCACCCTCGACCTCCACAAACTCGGCTGGCAACCCGTCGCCGCCGGCCTCCTCGCCGTACGCGACCCCGCCGACCTCACCCCCCTCACCCACCACGCCGACTACCTCAACGCCGACGACGACACCGAAGCCGGCCTGCCCGACCTCCTCGACCGCTCCCTGCGCACCACCCGACGCCCCGACATCCTCAAAATCGCCGTCACCCTCAAAGCCCTGGGCCGCACCGGACTCGGCGCCCTCGTCGACCAAGTCTGCGACCAGGCAGAGGAGTTCGCCGCCACCCTGCAAGCCCACCCCGACTTCGAGCTCTACGACACCCCCACCCTCAGCACCGTCCTCTTCCGCCCCCACAGCGCATCCGACGAGTGCACCGCCCACATCCGCCGCACCCTCCTCACCCAAGGCCGCGCCGTGCTCGGCCGCGCCCGCATGGACGGCCGGCTCTGGCTCAAAGCCACCCTGCTCAACCCGCACACCCAGCCGGGCGACCTGGCCCAGCTGCTGAAACTGGTGGAAGGAAACACATCCCGATGA
- a CDS encoding lysine N(6)-hydroxylase/L-ornithine N(5)-oxygenase family protein, giving the protein MTTAPTPRPPRPEAPRDLVGIGIGPFNLSLAALAHPLTELDTAFYEQRPAFHWHPGLLIDGATLQVPFLADLVTLADPASHWTFLNYLKTRERLFPFYFAERFHIQRAEYDAYCRWVSENLPGLHFGHQVEAVRWNPEHRLFEVDFSQLDTEGEAEALGRTYTKNVVLGVGTAPYIPEPLRPLAEAPTVPVIHSADYLTHREELLAADHITVIGSGQSGAEIFLDLLKNRPQGREKLHWLARSEAFAPMEYSKLGLEHFTPDYTRYFHHLPEDVRDGLVPAQWQLHKGIDAETIAAIHDELYQRTLHGGWPDATLTPGVLVRTAGRVATTRVELHLEHRRQNTRSRLTTDAVVLATGYRERPLDQILTGLAPHLRRDNAERPRIDEQFRLVLDPTVTDTGSNVYVQNAERHSHGVGAPDLGLAAWRSATILNTLTGKDPYPLPQRTAFTTFGLTTDENRAPRTQSGERGTSHLIELKN; this is encoded by the coding sequence ATGACCACCGCGCCCACCCCCAGGCCCCCGCGACCCGAAGCACCCCGCGACCTCGTCGGCATCGGCATCGGCCCCTTCAACCTCTCCCTCGCCGCTCTCGCCCACCCCCTCACCGAACTCGACACCGCCTTCTACGAACAACGCCCCGCCTTCCACTGGCACCCCGGCCTCCTCATCGACGGCGCCACCCTCCAAGTCCCCTTCCTCGCCGACCTCGTCACCCTCGCCGACCCCGCAAGCCACTGGACGTTCCTCAACTACCTCAAAACCCGCGAACGCCTCTTCCCCTTCTACTTCGCCGAGCGCTTCCACATCCAGCGCGCCGAATACGACGCCTACTGCCGCTGGGTCAGCGAAAACCTCCCCGGACTCCACTTCGGCCACCAGGTCGAAGCCGTCCGCTGGAACCCCGAACACCGCCTCTTCGAAGTCGACTTCAGCCAACTCGACACCGAAGGCGAAGCCGAAGCACTAGGCCGCACCTACACCAAGAACGTCGTACTCGGCGTCGGCACCGCCCCCTACATCCCCGAACCCCTGCGCCCCCTCGCCGAAGCCCCCACCGTCCCCGTCATCCACTCCGCCGACTACCTCACCCACCGCGAAGAACTCCTCGCCGCCGACCACATCACCGTCATCGGATCAGGCCAGTCCGGTGCCGAGATCTTCCTCGACCTCCTCAAGAACCGCCCCCAAGGCCGGGAAAAACTCCACTGGCTCGCCCGCAGCGAAGCCTTCGCCCCCATGGAGTACTCCAAGCTCGGCCTCGAACACTTCACCCCCGACTACACCCGCTACTTCCACCACCTCCCCGAAGACGTACGCGACGGACTCGTCCCCGCCCAATGGCAGCTCCACAAAGGCATCGACGCCGAAACCATCGCCGCCATCCACGACGAGCTCTACCAGCGCACCCTCCACGGAGGCTGGCCCGACGCCACCCTCACCCCCGGCGTCCTCGTCCGCACCGCCGGCCGCGTCGCCACCACCAGAGTCGAACTCCACCTCGAACACCGACGGCAGAACACCCGCTCCCGCCTCACCACCGACGCCGTCGTCCTCGCCACCGGCTACCGCGAGCGCCCCCTCGACCAGATCCTCACCGGCCTGGCCCCCCACCTGCGCCGCGACAACGCCGAACGCCCCCGCATCGACGAACAGTTCCGCCTCGTCCTCGACCCCACCGTCACCGACACCGGCAGCAACGTCTACGTACAGAACGCCGAACGCCACAGCCACGGAGTCGGCGCCCCCGACCTCGGCCTCGCCGCCTGGCGCAGCGCCACCATCCTCAACACCCTCACGGGCAAGGACCCCTACCCCCTACCGCAGCGCACCGCCTTCACCACCTTCGGCCTCACCACCGACGAAAACCGCGCCCCCCGGACCCAGTCCGGAGAACGCGGCACATCTCATCTCATCGAGCTCAAGAACTAG
- a CDS encoding bifunctional metallophosphatase/5'-nucleotidase — protein sequence MPLNRRKFLGKSAATGAAVALTGAVSAPAAQAHGGRPKGHKRYSFTVMGTTDLHGHVFNWDYFKDAEYSDPAGNAMGLSRISTLVEEIRAERGRHNTLLIDAGDTIQGTPLTYYFAKVDPITAKGGPVHPMAQAMNSIGYDAVALGNHEFNYGIETLRKFESQCDFPLLGANAVDAKTEKPAFPPYFMKRLRTPHGRDVKVAVLGLTNPGIAIWDKAYVQGKLKFPGLEEQAAKWVPKLRSMGADVVIVSAHSGASGTSSYGDQVPYVENAAANVARLVPGIDAILVGHAHVEIPQQLVTNEKTGKAVVLSEPLCFAERLTLFDFDLVWEKGRWSVESVKASLRDSRTVADDPKITKLLRDEHAAVVTYVNQVVGRATVELTTVDARYKDAPIIDLINTVQADVVKKALASTEYASLPVLSQASPFSRTSSIPAGEVTIRDLSGLYVYDNTLVAKLMTGAQVRAYLEFSAEYFVQTAAGAVVDVDKLTNANNRPDYNYDYVSGLSYDIDVAQAAGSRIKNLTYQGAALDDAQKFVFAVNNYRANGGGAFPHVASAQELWSESTEIRTRIAEWVTAKGTLDPAEFASVDWRLTRDGTPVF from the coding sequence ATGCCGTTGAATCGCCGGAAGTTTCTGGGCAAGTCCGCTGCTACGGGTGCGGCCGTGGCGTTGACCGGGGCGGTGTCGGCGCCGGCCGCGCAGGCGCACGGGGGGCGGCCGAAGGGGCACAAGCGTTACTCGTTCACCGTCATGGGGACGACGGACCTGCATGGTCATGTCTTCAACTGGGACTATTTCAAGGACGCGGAGTACTCGGATCCGGCGGGTAACGCGATGGGTCTGTCGCGGATCTCGACGCTGGTGGAGGAGATCCGTGCGGAGCGGGGCCGGCACAACACGCTGCTGATCGACGCGGGTGACACGATCCAGGGGACGCCGCTGACGTACTACTTCGCGAAGGTGGATCCGATCACCGCGAAGGGTGGTCCGGTGCATCCGATGGCTCAGGCGATGAATTCGATCGGCTATGACGCGGTGGCGCTGGGGAACCACGAGTTCAACTACGGGATCGAGACGCTGCGTAAATTCGAGTCGCAGTGTGACTTCCCGCTGCTGGGTGCGAACGCGGTGGATGCGAAGACGGAGAAGCCCGCGTTCCCGCCGTACTTCATGAAGCGGCTACGCACGCCGCACGGCAGGGACGTGAAGGTGGCGGTGCTCGGGCTGACGAATCCGGGGATCGCGATCTGGGACAAGGCTTATGTGCAGGGCAAGTTGAAGTTCCCCGGGCTTGAGGAGCAGGCCGCGAAGTGGGTTCCGAAGCTGCGGTCGATGGGTGCGGACGTGGTGATCGTGTCGGCGCACTCGGGGGCTTCGGGTACGTCGTCGTACGGGGATCAGGTTCCGTACGTGGAGAACGCGGCGGCGAATGTGGCGCGGCTGGTGCCGGGTATCGACGCGATTCTCGTGGGGCACGCGCATGTGGAGATTCCCCAGCAGCTGGTGACGAACGAGAAGACGGGCAAGGCGGTCGTGCTGTCGGAGCCGTTGTGCTTCGCGGAGCGGCTGACGCTGTTCGACTTCGATCTGGTGTGGGAGAAGGGGCGTTGGTCGGTCGAGTCCGTCAAGGCGTCGCTGCGTGACTCCAGGACGGTCGCGGACGATCCGAAGATCACGAAGCTGCTGCGGGACGAGCATGCCGCGGTGGTGACGTACGTGAATCAGGTCGTGGGCCGGGCGACGGTGGAGCTGACGACGGTCGACGCGCGGTACAAGGACGCGCCGATCATCGACCTGATCAACACGGTGCAGGCGGATGTGGTGAAGAAGGCGCTGGCGTCGACGGAGTACGCGTCGCTGCCGGTCCTTTCGCAGGCTTCGCCGTTCTCGCGTACGTCGTCGATCCCGGCGGGCGAGGTGACGATCCGGGATCTGTCGGGTCTGTACGTGTACGACAACACGCTGGTCGCGAAGTTGATGACGGGGGCGCAGGTGCGGGCGTACCTGGAGTTCTCTGCGGAGTACTTCGTACAGACGGCGGCGGGTGCGGTCGTGGACGTGGACAAGCTGACGAACGCGAACAACCGGCCGGACTACAACTACGACTATGTGTCGGGGCTTTCGTACGACATCGACGTCGCGCAGGCGGCGGGTTCGCGGATCAAGAACCTGACGTATCAGGGTGCGGCGCTGGACGACGCGCAGAAGTTCGTGTTCGCGGTGAACAACTACCGGGCGAACGGTGGTGGGGCGTTCCCGCATGTGGCGTCGGCGCAGGAGCTGTGGTCGGAGTCGACGGAGATCCGTACGCGGATCGCCGAGTGGGTGACCGCGAAGGGCACCCTGGACCCGGCGGAGTTCGCTTCGGTGGACTGGCGGCTGACGCGGGACGGTACGCCGGTGTTCTAG
- a CDS encoding SIMPL domain-containing protein, which translates to MTPDETTPEGQPAPTPYGTPQAPRIAVRGEARIETDPDLARIGITLSARGTDRREALTDLTRRNTATLDLIKSYGEAIEKIETGAFSVTPELTRHGRTERIRAYHGRVLITAELTDFTALGELTTRLADQDLTRVDGPWWSLRPDSPVHRTARQQAVHEAVQRAREYAEALGTRLAALIELADTGAEDPDRYGPVPGAPHMRMAAYSGAPDDTPAPLDLEPQRQTVYANVNARFTMHPPELE; encoded by the coding sequence ATGACCCCCGACGAAACGACCCCCGAAGGACAACCCGCCCCCACCCCCTACGGCACCCCCCAAGCCCCCCGCATCGCCGTCCGCGGCGAAGCCCGCATCGAAACCGACCCCGACCTCGCCCGCATCGGCATCACCCTCAGCGCCCGCGGCACCGACCGCCGCGAAGCCCTCACCGACCTCACCCGCCGCAACACCGCCACCCTCGACCTCATCAAAAGCTACGGAGAAGCCATCGAAAAGATCGAGACCGGCGCCTTCTCCGTCACCCCCGAACTCACCCGCCACGGCCGCACCGAACGCATCCGCGCCTACCACGGCCGCGTCCTCATCACCGCCGAACTCACCGACTTCACCGCACTCGGCGAACTCACCACCCGCCTCGCCGACCAGGACCTCACCCGCGTCGACGGCCCCTGGTGGTCCCTGCGCCCCGACTCACCCGTCCACCGCACCGCCCGCCAACAAGCAGTCCACGAAGCTGTCCAACGCGCCCGCGAATACGCCGAAGCCCTCGGCACCCGCCTCGCCGCCCTCATCGAACTCGCCGACACCGGAGCCGAGGACCCCGACCGCTACGGACCCGTCCCCGGCGCACCCCACATGCGCATGGCCGCCTACTCCGGCGCCCCCGACGACACCCCCGCACCCCTCGACCTCGAACCCCAGCGCCAAACCGTCTACGCCAACGTCAACGCCCGATTCACCATGCACCCACCCGAGCTGGAATAA